Proteins encoded together in one Astyanax mexicanus isolate ESR-SI-001 chromosome 10, AstMex3_surface, whole genome shotgun sequence window:
- the ano10b gene encoding anoctamin-10: MSTMSSPKPQEGVCGLAEVMGPESWSKVSCPCCISAQVEPLVLIQLAEDVQPNTKQWIMSMISAPQESGGAGLLAHPGEDASWGRIVVAAPRCTLLKVTEDLGLCKADKDGNMITFSFNDRDKFSNIDDMEKFLTLAERQYVVKCGLESMRATKDLRIPGVSGDKGVLKSRQSIFQKLQKAKLILDVFPLRHERKLKTLGQEWYSQKSLWGQPLDRIHAYFGGSIAFYFSFLDFYTWALVPPAVVGLFITFFLPRWGSPDVDKITIPDLVNKSVSQDVDGDQLSVSGLMVQAVFSMIWSTVFMELWKRRSAALSYRWGCITLTERFQEPRPGFTGVQGINPVTGRLEPLFPDWKRQMRVGLVSVPVVLLFLGLVVLGMLGFYYFEAIMSSYHKATGSIITATLSYLPSIAHIIYTNMLGNAYRNVAQRLTDYENHREESSYQNHHTTKVLVFTFFNNFAVLFHIAFYKQDLNLVRKRLSSLLILSQIVNQFTEVFVPYIVDRFYSSPEKELKEDDPEADHLQAEGSLPAFPGLFAEYIELLVQFGYLSLFSCVYPLTAVLLLLNNITEIRGDAYKICRLFRKPFSPPETGMGVWQAAFELLGFVSVVSNCWLLLLAPRVKAFTQDAGLSPAAVLVYAILVEHALIIIKLILAFMIPDEPDWVRIKREQIEYRSMKAVSQQKVKRVPTSELLPLKS, from the exons ATGTCCACCATGTCATCTCCAAAGCCACAGGAGGGTGTCTGTGGCCTGGCTGAGGTGATGGGTCCGGAGTCCTGGTCTAAGGTCAGCTGCCCCTGCTGCATTTCTGCCCAAGTGGAGCCGCTGGTGCTCATCCAGTTGGCTGAAGACGTCCAGCCAAACACCAAGCAGTGGATCATGTCTATGATTTCAGCACCTCAGGAATCTGGAG gGGCAGGACTGCTGGCCCACCCTGGTGAGGATGCCTCGTGGGGCCGTATTGTGGTGGCAGCCCCTCGCTGTACCCTCCTGAAGGTCACAGAGGACTTGGGCCTCTGCAAGGCCGACAAAGACGGGAACATGATCACATTTTCCTTTAATGACCGTGACAAGTTCAGCAATATAG aTGACATGGAGAAGTTTCTGACTTTAGCAGAGCGGCAGTACGTTGTTAAGTGTGGACTGGAGTCCATGAGAGCCACAAAGGACCTACGCATTCCTGGAGTATCGGGAGACAAAGGCGTGCTTAAATCTAGGCAAAGCATCT TTCAGAAGCTGCAGAAAGCAAAACTAATCCTGGATGTTTTCCCTCTGCGCCATGAGAGAAAGCTAAAAACCCTTGGTCAGGAGTGGTACTCTCAGAAAAGCCTCTGGGGACAGCCTTTag ATCGCATTCATGCATACTTTGGTGGCTCCATCGCATTTTACTTCAGCTTTTTAGACTTCTACACTTGGGCTTTGGTTCCTCCAGCAGTTGTGGGCCTCTTCATCACCTTCTTCCTCCCCAGATGGGGGTCCCCTGATGTGGATAAAATTACCATCCCTGATCTTGTAAATAAGTCTGTATCTCAGGATGTGGACGGTGACCAGCTGTCAGTCAGTGGCCTGATGGTGCAGGCTGTGTTCAGCATGATCTGGTCCACTGTGTTTATGGAGCTGTGGAAGAGACGCAGTGCAGCTCTTTCATACCGCTGGGGGTGCATTACATTGACTGAACGCTTCCAG GAGCCACGGCCAGGTTTCACTGGCGTCCAGGGTATTAATCCTGTGACGGGCCGCCTGGAGCCGCTTTTTCCTGACTGGAAAAGGCAGATGAGGGTGGGGCTGGTGTCCGTGCCTGTAGTGCTGCTCTTCCTTGGCCTGGTGGTGCTCGGTATGCTGGGATTTTACTACTTCGAGGCAATAATGTCCAGCTACCACAAGGCCACTGGCTCAATTATTACAGCAACACTGTCATACCTGCCTTCCATCGCCCATATCATCTACACCAACATGCTGGGAAATGCCTACAGGAATGTAGCACAGCGGCTAACAGACTATG AGAACCACAGAGAAGAATCATCCTACCAGAATCATCACACCACAAAAGTTCTTGTG TTTACCTTTTTTAATAACTTTGCAGTGCTGTTCCACATTGCCTTTTACAAGCAGGACCTGAACCTCGTACGCAAG AGGCTCTCGTCACTGCTGATTCTTTCTCAGATAGTGAACCAGTTCACTGAGGTTTTTGTGCCGTATATTGTGGACCGTTTCTACAGCTCACCAGAGAAGGAACTGAAGGAGGACGACCCGGAGGCTGATCACCTGCAGGCTGAGGGCAGCCTGCCTGCATTTCCT gGTCTATTTGCTGAGTATATCGAGCTGTTGGTGCAGTTTGGTTATCTGAGTTTGTTCTCATGTGTGTATCCGCTCACTGCTGTGCTTCTGCTGCTGAACAACATCACTGAGATTCGTGGAGATGCCTATAAAATCTGCCGTCTGTTCAGAAAGCCTTTCTCACCCCCTGAGACTGGCATGGGGGTGTGGCAG gccGCGTTTGAGCTGCTGGGGTTTGTATCTGTCGTGTCGAACTGCTGGCTGCTGCTCTTAGCTCCACGGGTTAAAGCCTTCACTCAGGACGCTGGGCTCAGTCCCGCTGCTGTGCTTGTCTACGCCATTCTGGTGGAG